DNA from Cetobacterium sp. ZOR0034:
CTTAGAATTATTTGAAAAATAAGGAGGATCTTATGAAAAAAGAAAATATCAAAGCTGCCATATTAAAAATTAAGGAATTAAAAGCAAAATGTAAAAAAGGAGCTAAATAAATGAAAGTTGTTACATACCTTAGAGTTTCTACAGAAATGCAAAAAGATAGAGGTTCTCTTGAAACACAAAGAGAATCTCTAAATGAATACTGTAAAAAAAATAATCTTAATATAATTGATAGCTTTGAAGATGTTATGTCTGGAGGTATAGCCGATAGAGATGGTATCTTAAAAATAATGGCTATGTTACCTTTGAAAAAGTTTGAAGGTGTTGTTGTTCAAAACTCTGATAGAATATCACGAGACTTTAAAGATGTAACTCTTTTCTTCAACGATTTTAGAAAACATAATGTTAGATTAATTTCAGTTATGGAAGGCCCTTTGGATTTTAGAGACGATAATACAGATGCAATGGCTAAAATAAGACTTATCTTCTCTGAAATGGAAAGAAGAAAAATGAGGATAAGAACTAAAGTTTCTATGGCAGCCTTAGCTAATACAGATAGGTATCTTGGTGGTGGTCTTCTACCACATTTTAAAGTTAAAATTATTAATAAAGAGAAAAAAATTGTTAAAAATGAAGAAACCTGGGATTTAGAAAGACAAAAGTATTTAGATATTTTAAAATATAGAAGTTTTAAAAAAGTTGCAGAGCTTTACTGCATTAATTATTCTACCTTTTTAGAGCAAGTAAGAAAAGTTGAATTAATCGGACACCGAATGTTCGGGGAGTTTATTAAAGACCCTTATACACTAAAAAAGGTTAAAAATAAAGATCCTTTTATCTCCAGTAAAAAAGTTTTACCTGCTCTACTTACTGATGAGGAATTTAATCTCATAAATGCTTTGTTAAAAGATAATAGGAAAAAATTTAAAAACCCTAAAAGAAAATATTTATTTTCTGGGCTTCTCTACTGTAGTTGTGGAAAGAAATTTGCAGGAAATATTGTTAGTAAAAAAACTAAAAGTTATTACTATTATAGGTGTGAAGGATGTAAAGTTTTCTATAATGTTGATAAATTGGAAATTAATATAAAGAATGCTATTCTGTCTCATCCTCATCTAAAATTGCTCAATGATACAACTTTTAGACTCCAGGATCTGCAAGATAAAATTGAACTTGAAAATAAAAAGTTAGAAGATTTAATGAAAAGACAAAGAGATGTTTATTGTAAAATAAAATAGGATGTTATTGCAAAGCAAATTTCCCTGTATTTGCAAAGCAGAAAAAATAAAA
Protein-coding regions in this window:
- a CDS encoding recombinase family protein is translated as MKVVTYLRVSTEMQKDRGSLETQRESLNEYCKKNNLNIIDSFEDVMSGGIADRDGILKIMAMLPLKKFEGVVVQNSDRISRDFKDVTLFFNDFRKHNVRLISVMEGPLDFRDDNTDAMAKIRLIFSEMERRKMRIRTKVSMAALANTDRYLGGGLLPHFKVKIINKEKKIVKNEETWDLERQKYLDILKYRSFKKVAELYCINYSTFLEQVRKVELIGHRMFGEFIKDPYTLKKVKNKDPFISSKKVLPALLTDEEFNLINALLKDNRKKFKNPKRKYLFSGLLYCSCGKKFAGNIVSKKTKSYYYYRCEGCKVFYNVDKLEINIKNAILSHPHLKLLNDTTFRLQDLQDKIELENKKLEDLMKRQRDVYCKIK